A genomic segment from Candidatus Brocadia sinica JPN1 encodes:
- a CDS encoding IS3 family transposase (programmed frameshift), giving the protein MERKQYNGEFKARVAIEAIKGEKTANELAGQYGVHPTQIAQWKKQVIEEIPRIFSLKKVQDARKEDELRASLYQQIGQLKVELDWLKKKVLGSTVEERKRLIEPENEEISVSRQCELLGISRSVFYYKAIGESAYNLQLMNLIDEYYTGYPFYGVRRLTAWLRKEGHEVNPKRVKRLMRKMGLYAIYPKPWLSKGGEGHKKYPYLLRGLSIEYPDHVWCADITYIRLNQGYVYLMAIMDWYSRYVLSWETSITLDVGFCLEALDRAIRKGCPEIFNTDQGSQFTSNAFTGKLEGAGVKISMDGRGRVFDNIFIERLWRSIKYEEVYLKDYKTVREAVDGLRRYFDFYNNERLHQSLKYRAPATLYCSNKKARKGEMVNTLELTG; this is encoded by the exons GTGGAGAGGAAGCAATATAATGGGGAATTTAAGGCGAGAGTAGCGATAGAAGCGATAAAGGGGGAGAAGACTGCAAACGAGCTAGCAGGGCAATATGGGGTACACCCAACGCAGATAGCACAGTGGAAGAAGCAGGTAATAGAAGAGATACCGAGGATATTTTCGCTGAAGAAGGTGCAAGATGCCAGAAAGGAGGATGAATTGCGTGCGTCGTTGTACCAGCAGATAGGGCAATTGAAGGTTGAACTGGATTGGCTGAAAAAAAAAGT GTTGGGATCAACGGTTGAGGAAAGGAAGAGGTTAATAGAGCCAGAAAATGAGGAGATAAGTGTAAGTCGGCAGTGTGAGTTACTGGGGATATCCCGTTCAGTCTTTTATTATAAGGCGATTGGTGAGAGTGCATATAATCTTCAATTGATGAACCTGATAGATGAGTATTATACGGGGTATCCGTTTTATGGGGTAAGGCGGTTGACGGCATGGTTAAGAAAGGAAGGGCATGAGGTAAACCCTAAGAGGGTAAAACGGTTAATGAGGAAGATGGGATTATATGCGATCTATCCGAAGCCTTGGCTAAGTAAAGGAGGTGAAGGACACAAGAAATACCCATATTTACTCAGAGGATTGAGTATAGAGTATCCAGATCACGTGTGGTGTGCGGATATAACGTACATACGGCTCAATCAGGGGTATGTATATCTCATGGCAATAATGGACTGGTATAGTCGGTATGTGCTGTCGTGGGAGACATCAATAACCCTGGATGTGGGATTTTGTCTGGAAGCATTAGACAGGGCAATAAGGAAGGGATGCCCTGAGATATTTAACACGGACCAGGGATCGCAGTTTACGAGCAATGCGTTTACTGGGAAATTAGAGGGAGCCGGGGTAAAGATCAGCATGGATGGAAGGGGACGAGTGTTTGATAACATTTTTATAGAGCGTTTGTGGAGGTCGATAAAATACGAGGAGGTGTATTTAAAAGACTATAAGACGGTAAGAGAGGCAGTGGATGGTTTAAGGAGGTATTTTGATTTTTATAACAACGAGAGATTACATCAGTCGCTTAAATACAGAGCGCCAGCAACGCTGTATTGTAGTAACAAAAAGGCACGGAAAGGAGAGATGGTAAATACTCTTGAACTGACCGGGTAA
- a CDS encoding tetratricopeptide repeat protein encodes MNRKKRFWIYLLLATLPIACRTPYYARAEKKPKRAYLNSITDKLTGATTPEQHKTAGISSFDKGMIEDALAELKLAAEGIKEDGELRHYLGKAYYESDKLDEAIAELLAAISYYKPNQTTERADAYNDLGLAYKKKKAFTDSVSAFKESIELNPSVADTNYNLALLYYEEDMMNECIACLKRVIKLDPKEADAHFIMGLAYYKKKAIDKAMNAFQQAIVLNPKDAGAHNYLGILYYERGDLEKAIIEHKSAIQLNRNYTEAFNNLGVALYAKGDLREAADAFRKVLELEPKFAEAHYSLGLIYSEEGRPDDAVASLEKALKLNPKIAEAHVKLGEVYTEKDMLEEALSEYNKAIDVKPNYAEAYYNSGELYATVGKHEKSIAAWRKTIEFNPKNTDAYFNMGVAYYNQNKLDKAVSMWNKVLEINQTDYDALTSLADVYDIQGLTDRAIQTWEKVTEMYPEHADIYYKLGNAYAKKDMHTTAIPCWEKAVEIDPNLANAFFNLGLVYQKIGKQDEAIDAYKKVLDINADDIDAHKNLGLLYQEKGMHVEAESEFAICDKLKSHQEIR; translated from the coding sequence GTGAACAGAAAAAAACGATTCTGGATATATCTCTTACTGGCGACTCTCCCAATAGCATGCAGAACCCCTTATTATGCTAGGGCAGAAAAGAAGCCCAAAAGGGCGTATCTCAATTCTATTACTGACAAGCTCACTGGAGCGACTACACCTGAACAGCACAAAACCGCGGGGATTTCCTCCTTCGATAAAGGAATGATTGAAGATGCCCTGGCGGAATTGAAGCTGGCTGCTGAAGGAATAAAAGAAGATGGTGAATTGCGGCATTATTTGGGAAAGGCTTATTATGAAAGTGACAAACTGGATGAAGCCATTGCTGAGTTGCTTGCAGCCATATCTTACTATAAACCAAATCAAACAACGGAAAGAGCAGATGCTTACAACGACCTTGGTCTTGCCTACAAAAAGAAGAAAGCGTTTACTGATTCTGTTTCAGCATTTAAAGAGAGCATTGAACTGAATCCTTCCGTAGCGGATACAAATTATAATTTGGCGCTTCTCTATTATGAAGAAGATATGATGAATGAATGCATTGCCTGTCTCAAAAGGGTAATCAAACTTGATCCGAAAGAAGCGGATGCCCATTTCATCATGGGGTTGGCATATTATAAAAAGAAAGCCATTGACAAGGCCATGAATGCGTTTCAGCAGGCAATTGTTTTAAATCCCAAGGATGCCGGTGCACATAACTATCTCGGCATACTGTATTATGAACGGGGCGATCTTGAAAAGGCAATCATCGAACATAAATCTGCCATTCAGTTGAATAGAAATTATACTGAGGCTTTTAATAACCTGGGGGTTGCGCTCTATGCCAAGGGTGATCTCCGTGAGGCAGCGGATGCTTTTAGAAAGGTGTTGGAATTAGAACCAAAATTTGCAGAAGCACACTATAGCCTTGGACTCATCTATAGCGAAGAAGGCAGGCCTGACGATGCAGTAGCCTCCCTGGAAAAAGCGCTCAAGCTTAATCCAAAAATTGCCGAGGCGCACGTTAAGCTCGGTGAGGTTTACACGGAAAAGGATATGTTAGAAGAGGCATTGTCAGAATACAACAAGGCCATCGATGTCAAGCCCAACTATGCAGAGGCATATTACAATTCCGGCGAACTCTATGCTACTGTGGGGAAACATGAAAAATCAATTGCAGCCTGGAGGAAGACCATTGAGTTTAATCCTAAAAATACGGACGCATACTTCAACATGGGGGTGGCATATTATAACCAGAATAAGCTCGATAAGGCCGTTTCTATGTGGAACAAAGTTCTTGAAATAAATCAAACCGATTACGATGCCCTGACCAGTCTCGCTGACGTTTATGATATACAGGGTTTAACAGACAGGGCCATACAAACCTGGGAAAAGGTCACTGAAATGTATCCCGAACATGCAGATATATATTATAAGTTGGGGAATGCCTATGCGAAGAAAGATATGCATACTACTGCCATTCCTTGCTGGGAAAAGGCGGTTGAAATTGATCCAAATCTTGCGAATGCCTTTTTCAATCTTGGGCTTGTTTATCAAAAGATCGGCAAACAGGATGAGGCCATTGATGCCTATAAAAAGGTTTTGGATATCAATGCGGATGATATAGATGCCCATAAAAATTTAGGTTTGCTTTACCAGGAAAAGGGTATGCATGTGGAGGCCGAATCGGAATTTGCCATTTGCGATAAATTGAAATCTCATCAAGAGATTCGGTGA
- a CDS encoding DEAD/DEAH box helicase, whose protein sequence is MEKLEKFRLLGLSESTLDALRKKGFEEPTPIQQKTIPVLLKGEVDIIGQAQTGTGKTAAFGLPILEGIKERAKAIQALILVPTRELAIQVSEELNSYKGEKLLQIAPIYGGQSIEEQFRRLKKGIDVVVGTPGRILDHIKRKSLMLKNISYLVLDEADEMLNMGFIDDVEEIIKNTGSMKRMLLFSATMPEKIVSIAEKYMKEYEMIGVKKEQLTTNLTDQIYFEVAPSDKFDALCRIVDFEHEFYGLVFCRTKVDVDTVANKLIERGYDAEALHGDISQNQREIILQKFRKQRINILVATDVAARGIDIHNLTHVINYSLPQDPESYVHRIGRTGRAGKEGTAITFVTPDEYRRLIFIKKIAKTDIRKEKLPKIADVINQKKSRIKMQLANIIKSEDMNGYLELAQEMLKENEAGKVLAALLKHSFQDELDESNYNEIRDVSIDRKGTSRLFVGLGKIDGMTPKKLADFIKQQAKVYREKIKDIQIFDKFSFITVPFEEAEIILNIFKKKKGGKRPIIERAKR, encoded by the coding sequence ATGGAGAAATTAGAAAAATTTAGACTATTGGGTTTATCAGAAAGCACATTAGATGCATTAAGGAAAAAAGGCTTTGAAGAGCCTACCCCAATTCAGCAAAAGACTATCCCGGTCCTCTTGAAAGGAGAAGTCGATATTATCGGACAGGCACAAACAGGAACGGGAAAGACTGCTGCATTCGGACTCCCCATACTTGAAGGGATAAAAGAAAGGGCAAAAGCTATTCAGGCGCTTATTCTTGTTCCAACAAGAGAGTTGGCTATCCAGGTCTCAGAAGAGCTAAATTCTTATAAAGGAGAAAAACTGCTGCAGATAGCGCCTATTTATGGTGGCCAGTCAATAGAAGAACAGTTTAGAAGGTTGAAAAAAGGGATTGATGTCGTGGTAGGGACTCCCGGAAGGATATTGGATCATATAAAAAGAAAAAGTCTCATGCTGAAAAATATATCATATCTAGTCCTAGACGAAGCAGATGAGATGTTAAATATGGGATTTATTGACGATGTGGAAGAAATTATTAAAAATACCGGTTCTATGAAAAGAATGCTGCTCTTTTCCGCTACGATGCCAGAAAAAATAGTAAGTATAGCAGAAAAGTATATGAAAGAATATGAGATGATTGGAGTAAAAAAAGAGCAGCTTACAACAAATTTAACAGATCAGATATATTTTGAAGTAGCACCTTCGGATAAATTTGATGCATTATGCAGGATCGTAGATTTTGAACACGAATTCTACGGCTTGGTATTTTGCAGAACGAAGGTTGACGTTGATACTGTAGCAAATAAGCTTATAGAAAGAGGCTATGACGCAGAAGCGTTACATGGAGATATCTCTCAAAATCAGAGGGAAATAATATTACAGAAATTCAGAAAGCAAAGAATTAATATCCTGGTGGCTACAGATGTTGCCGCCAGGGGTATAGATATTCATAACTTAACGCACGTAATAAACTACTCCCTACCTCAGGACCCTGAATCTTATGTCCATAGAATAGGAAGAACGGGTAGGGCTGGAAAGGAGGGGACTGCTATAACTTTTGTTACACCTGATGAATATCGAAGGCTTATTTTTATTAAAAAGATTGCAAAAACTGATATTCGAAAAGAAAAACTGCCAAAAATAGCAGATGTGATAAATCAAAAAAAATCCAGGATAAAGATGCAGCTTGCAAATATCATTAAGTCGGAAGATATGAATGGATATCTTGAACTTGCACAAGAAATGCTGAAGGAAAATGAGGCAGGAAAGGTTCTGGCTGCCCTTTTAAAACATTCCTTTCAAGACGAACTTGATGAAAGTAATTATAATGAAATAAGGGATGTTTCTATTGACAGAAAAGGAACATCAAGGCTCTTTGTAGGACTAGGAAAAATCGACGGTATGACTCCCAAAAAATTAGCAGATTTCATAAAACAGCAAGCCAAAGTTTATAGAGAAAAAATAAAAGACATTCAAATATTTGATAAATTTTCCTTTATCACAGTCCCTTTTGAAGAAGCAGAAATAATACTGAATATTTTTAAAAAGAAAAAAGGTGGGAAAAGGCCAATTATTGAAAGAGCAAAAAGATAA
- a CDS encoding ABC transporter substrate-binding protein/permease has protein sequence MRRFREWLIFIAMNYRLFIIRHLVLLQICFLVLYLSTTNAFAYQNALEKIKTSGVMTWGFDAEGGAPYVFHDPAHPSKIIGFEVELVEAIARELGVRVQHFQNSWDSILLSLQRGDFDIALNGIEVTPDRAQSVLFTRPYYRYALQIVVRASDNRINRLEDLRGKKVGTLYNTEAKHLLEEMGDVAVNTYSGQVEPFKDLSLNRIDAVFVDLPIASYYALPNPQLRMVGAPVGEGHYAIALRKEDTALAEELNKIIEKLSRSGELKKIYSHWGLWNASQEKLFSHKELLQKYTEDPPSVLEKTPVTATRFFPVLLKGALVTVGISILSMMLAIFLGLVLVVMRLYGNTWLQMISTAYIEIYRGTPLLIQLYILYYGLPNIGIAMSAFAVAILGLGMNYAAYEAEIYRAGIQAIHRGQTEAALSLGMSKGLTLKRIILPQAFRITIPPMTNDFIALFKDSSLVSVIAITELTKSYSILAAASMDFFILGIITALLYFGMSYPLSLYARKLEKKLKSHDRNM, from the coding sequence TTGAGAAGATTTCGTGAATGGCTTATATTTATTGCTATGAACTATAGACTTTTTATAATCCGGCACCTTGTATTATTACAGATTTGCTTTTTGGTTCTTTATTTGTCCACAACCAACGCATTTGCGTATCAAAATGCCCTTGAAAAGATAAAGACTTCCGGAGTGATGACGTGGGGATTTGATGCAGAAGGGGGAGCCCCGTATGTATTTCACGATCCCGCTCACCCGTCAAAAATTATCGGTTTTGAGGTAGAACTTGTTGAGGCCATTGCCAGGGAATTGGGAGTAAGGGTACAGCACTTTCAGAACTCATGGGACAGCATCCTGCTTTCTCTCCAACGAGGGGATTTTGATATAGCGCTTAATGGCATTGAAGTTACTCCGGATAGGGCACAGTCTGTATTGTTTACCCGCCCGTACTATAGGTACGCTTTGCAGATTGTTGTCCGCGCATCAGATAATCGCATCAATCGTTTGGAAGACCTTCGGGGCAAAAAGGTCGGAACCTTGTATAACACGGAGGCCAAGCATCTTCTCGAAGAAATGGGAGATGTTGCCGTTAACACTTACAGTGGGCAGGTGGAACCTTTCAAAGATCTTTCTTTAAACCGTATTGACGCCGTCTTTGTGGATTTACCCATTGCATCGTATTATGCCTTGCCCAACCCACAGTTGCGCATGGTGGGCGCTCCGGTGGGTGAAGGGCACTATGCCATCGCCCTCCGGAAAGAGGATACAGCATTAGCCGAAGAATTAAACAAAATCATCGAAAAACTGTCGAGATCGGGGGAATTAAAAAAAATCTATAGCCATTGGGGGTTATGGAATGCCTCACAAGAAAAGCTCTTTTCACATAAAGAGCTTTTACAAAAATACACTGAAGATCCTCCGTCTGTTTTGGAAAAGACACCAGTGACGGCAACCAGGTTTTTTCCTGTCTTGTTAAAAGGAGCGCTGGTTACCGTAGGTATCTCCATTTTGTCTATGATGCTGGCCATTTTTCTGGGACTTGTTCTCGTGGTTATGAGATTATATGGGAATACGTGGTTACAGATGATTTCTACGGCCTATATTGAGATCTACCGTGGAACTCCGCTCCTTATTCAGTTGTATATTTTGTATTATGGTTTGCCAAACATCGGTATTGCCATGAGTGCATTTGCCGTTGCGATCCTTGGGTTAGGTATGAACTATGCTGCTTATGAAGCCGAAATTTATCGTGCGGGTATTCAGGCCATCCATAGGGGCCAAACCGAGGCAGCCCTTTCGCTGGGCATGTCGAAAGGCCTGACTTTAAAACGAATCATTCTGCCACAGGCATTCCGTATCACCATACCACCCATGACCAATGATTTTATCGCCTTGTTTAAAGATTCTTCCCTGGTCTCCGTCATCGCTATAACGGAACTCACAAAGAGTTATAGCATATTGGCAGCAGCCTCAATGGATTTTTTTATATTGGGAATTATTACAGCGCTCCTCTATTTTGGCATGAGCTATCCCCTCTCACTGTATGCCAGAAAATTAGAAAAAAAATTAAAATCTCATGATAGAAATATGTAA
- a CDS encoding amino acid ABC transporter ATP-binding protein — MIEICNLFKKYDHQPLFQGLNLVIERGSVVTIIGPSGSGKSTLLRCMNGLEMFQKGSITVNGQKLYGFHEQGYHKEQETVMVKNIRRKLGMVFQQFNLFPHMTVLQNITVAPISVLGIQQTEAESNAFSLLKKIHLEEKAQKYPGQLSGGEQQRVAIARALAMRPDAMLFDEPTSSLDPEMIEEVLLVIKSLVSEGMTTIIATHEMGFARDVSTQVIFLEKGEIVERGDPKELFFNPRSDRTKVFLSRFMK, encoded by the coding sequence ATGATAGAAATATGTAATCTATTCAAAAAATATGATCATCAACCCTTATTTCAAGGACTGAATTTAGTAATAGAAAGGGGGAGTGTTGTTACCATTATTGGACCGTCTGGCAGCGGCAAGAGCACACTCCTGAGATGTATGAATGGATTAGAGATGTTTCAAAAAGGCTCCATAACTGTCAATGGTCAAAAACTCTATGGTTTTCATGAACAGGGCTACCATAAGGAACAAGAAACCGTCATGGTAAAAAACATCCGACGGAAACTGGGAATGGTCTTTCAGCAGTTTAATCTTTTTCCACATATGACAGTGCTTCAGAACATAACTGTTGCTCCAATTTCCGTATTAGGCATTCAACAAACTGAGGCCGAGTCAAATGCCTTCTCTTTACTGAAGAAGATACATCTGGAAGAAAAAGCCCAAAAATATCCCGGACAGCTATCTGGCGGTGAACAGCAGCGGGTGGCTATCGCCCGGGCACTGGCAATGAGGCCTGACGCGATGCTCTTTGATGAGCCAACATCTTCCCTTGATCCCGAGATGATTGAAGAGGTGCTCCTGGTTATCAAATCTCTGGTATCGGAGGGGATGACGACGATAATTGCAACGCACGAAATGGGTTTCGCAAGGGACGTTTCAACACAGGTAATCTTTTTAGAGAAGGGAGAAATTGTGGAACGAGGGGATCCAAAGGAGTTATTTTTCAATCCCAGAAGCGACAGGACGAAGGTGTTTCTCAGTCGTTTCATGAAGTGA
- a CDS encoding M6 family metalloprotease domain-containing protein: MEQKIKYTSLWCFMTLLLLLMTIFSLKSYAVPAYDGLFELIQPSGFSFEARQRGDEWHNWVETRDGYGIYQNMLTGNWEYYLPSIDTGFTKKGTNGHSGRIQDSPLRILVGEVDPASLTIPKRLRPPRTPIIKPDSPDLYQDISFPNRSQSGSDRLKNISVSGTIPLLVIGVDYVTTTAKYGTGQVQPLLFGTSDSVSDYYSKTSYSLVTIAPATETSGTANDGFVGWLRLKGNHPNTGSSIDARNQQIAKDAIRAADPYINYSLYDDNGDGIIEPTELSILIIVAGYEAAYSSASPSVWAHQWYMYSVGYPIVDGKTIQQYAQFGEKHGDHLATFGVMAHELGHLMFALPDLYDTDTGNGDSFGIGYFDLMGAGSWGAALGANPGSSPTQLSAWSKEYLSWVEVNTVTSTQTVSFPNTDGNNVSIFRINTSDSNQYFLLENRQFTGYDTGFQRQTGVSGHGGLVIYHVDKLKTGLWPNFNTINADENDKGVDVEEANEGSLGYSLLDTYTYGVATNMFFFSGNSTSFTGSTIPDSKLKNGSYTNISVTDVSSYGDTMTAKITVPLCIADSIAASTSRLKLHKKESGEVTVTVICADGSPVEGELVTAKVKLGKTRILISPQNTVTDANGHAKFMITARRVGRSIAQFKASRLKTYTTIKVIN, translated from the coding sequence GTGGAGCAAAAAATTAAATATACATCACTTTGGTGTTTCATGACATTGCTTCTATTGCTCATGACTATTTTTTCATTAAAATCATATGCCGTCCCTGCATATGATGGCCTTTTTGAGCTGATCCAGCCTTCGGGTTTCTCCTTTGAAGCAAGGCAACGTGGGGATGAATGGCACAACTGGGTAGAAACAAGAGACGGATATGGAATTTACCAGAATATGTTGACAGGCAATTGGGAGTATTACCTGCCTTCCATCGATACGGGTTTTACAAAAAAAGGAACAAACGGCCATTCAGGCCGAATACAAGATTCGCCCTTACGAATACTTGTAGGAGAGGTAGATCCCGCTTCATTAACTATTCCAAAGAGATTGCGTCCTCCAAGGACTCCGATAATCAAACCAGATTCACCCGACTTATACCAGGATATTTCCTTCCCGAATCGTTCTCAATCAGGGTCAGATAGATTAAAAAATATATCAGTAAGCGGAACAATACCTCTCCTGGTTATTGGTGTTGACTACGTTACTACGACTGCTAAGTATGGAACTGGACAGGTCCAGCCACTATTATTTGGGACCAGTGATAGCGTTTCAGACTATTACAGCAAAACATCTTATTCATTGGTAACAATTGCTCCCGCAACAGAAACATCCGGAACGGCAAATGACGGATTTGTTGGATGGCTACGGTTAAAGGGCAACCACCCAAACACTGGTTCATCTATTGATGCGAGAAATCAGCAGATTGCAAAAGATGCCATTCGTGCTGCCGACCCCTATATCAACTACTCCTTATACGACGATAACGGTGACGGCATTATTGAACCAACAGAACTTTCAATCCTTATCATTGTCGCTGGATACGAGGCGGCTTATAGTAGCGCTTCACCTTCTGTGTGGGCACATCAGTGGTATATGTATAGTGTCGGTTATCCCATCGTGGATGGCAAAACGATACAGCAGTATGCACAATTTGGTGAAAAGCACGGAGACCATCTGGCTACTTTTGGTGTCATGGCTCATGAACTGGGACACCTGATGTTTGCCTTACCTGACCTGTACGACACGGATACGGGCAATGGAGACTCTTTTGGCATCGGGTACTTTGATTTGATGGGCGCCGGTAGCTGGGGTGCGGCATTGGGGGCAAATCCCGGATCTTCCCCGACTCAATTATCTGCATGGAGCAAAGAGTATCTTTCCTGGGTAGAAGTAAACACGGTCACTTCCACCCAGACAGTGTCTTTCCCTAACACAGATGGTAATAATGTCTCCATTTTCCGGATTAATACATCGGATTCAAATCAGTATTTCCTTTTAGAAAATAGACAGTTTACCGGTTACGATACCGGATTTCAACGGCAAACCGGGGTATCGGGGCACGGTGGACTGGTTATCTATCACGTAGATAAATTAAAAACAGGTCTGTGGCCCAATTTTAATACCATTAACGCAGATGAAAATGATAAAGGTGTAGATGTTGAAGAGGCCAACGAAGGAAGTCTAGGATACAGTTTGCTGGATACTTATACCTATGGGGTCGCTACGAATATGTTCTTTTTTTCAGGAAACAGTACAAGCTTCACTGGTTCTACCATACCTGATTCTAAACTAAAAAATGGCAGCTACACAAACATTTCAGTTACTGATGTTTCTTCCTATGGTGATACAATGACAGCCAAGATCACTGTACCGCTATGCATAGCCGATTCGATAGCAGCGTCCACTTCCAGGCTGAAACTCCATAAGAAGGAAAGCGGTGAAGTAACGGTAACGGTAATTTGTGCGGATGGTTCTCCGGTTGAAGGTGAGCTGGTTACGGCCAAGGTTAAGCTTGGCAAGACACGTATATTGATCTCTCCACAAAATACAGTAACAGATGCTAACGGTCATGCCAAATTTATGATTACAGCTCGGCGGGTAGGCAGGTCAATAGCCCAATTCAAAGCAAGCAGATTGAAAACTTACACAACGATAAAGGTGATAAACTAA
- a CDS encoding tetratricopeptide repeat protein has translation MKKILFLILFNFLNVVNGYSADNFGGFDVHYQLGNEYNKSGMIEDAIVEYKKAIEINAGSAKAYNNLGVAYSKKKLFDEEIFAYKKAIELDRNYRDAYFNLGIAYGAKGMVDDEIRTYQKVIELDSENFEALYNLGHAYREKEMHDESIAAYKRVIEIDPNYIDAYFNLGVSYGKKGLLDDEILQYKKVLDLNPNSAEAHFNLGIAYGEKRMYEEQVREYKKAIAINPKYAKAYKNLESIYREKGMKEDADKELSKYNDLVKH, from the coding sequence GTGAAAAAGATACTCTTTCTTATTCTTTTCAATTTTCTGAACGTTGTTAATGGTTACAGCGCAGATAACTTTGGTGGCTTTGATGTGCATTATCAGCTGGGAAATGAGTATAATAAGAGCGGCATGATTGAAGATGCAATTGTTGAATATAAAAAGGCCATTGAAATAAATGCTGGTTCTGCTAAGGCTTATAATAATTTGGGCGTTGCTTACAGCAAGAAGAAGTTATTTGACGAAGAGATTTTTGCCTATAAAAAGGCGATTGAGTTAGACCGAAATTATAGAGATGCATATTTTAATTTGGGAATTGCCTATGGTGCAAAAGGAATGGTGGATGACGAGATCAGGACATATCAAAAAGTCATTGAACTCGATTCTGAGAATTTCGAGGCACTCTATAACCTGGGACATGCATATCGTGAAAAAGAAATGCACGATGAGTCTATTGCAGCATATAAAAGAGTAATCGAAATCGATCCAAATTATATTGACGCATATTTCAATTTAGGTGTTTCATACGGTAAAAAAGGTTTGTTAGATGATGAAATTCTGCAGTACAAGAAAGTACTGGACTTGAATCCCAATAGTGCCGAGGCACACTTTAATTTGGGGATTGCGTACGGTGAAAAAAGGATGTATGAGGAACAAGTCCGCGAGTACAAAAAGGCCATAGCCATTAATCCAAAGTATGCAAAGGCATATAAAAATCTTGAGTCGATTTATCGTGAAAAAGGGATGAAAGAAGATGCTGATAAGGAATTGTCCAAATATAATGATTTGGTGAAACATTGA